The proteins below come from a single Piscinibacter gummiphilus genomic window:
- a CDS encoding acetyl-CoA C-acyltransferase, translated as MSKQVQDAYIVAATRTPIGRSGRGYFKNTRPDDLLIAAIRSALAQAPGLDPAAIEDAIIGCSFPEGEQGMNMARIAAGLALPKPVGGVTVNRFCASGVTAIQMAADRIRVGEADILIAGGAESMSLVPMGGNKPSFNPEIFAKDENIGIAYGMGLTAEKVAAQWKVSREAQDAFAYESHMRALKAIEKGEFKDEITPIDVISRTPDLATGEQIAKKRTVSIDEGPRPDTSLEGLAKLKPVFAAKGSVTAGNSSQTSDGAGALILASERAVKQFGLKPLARFVSFAARGVPPEIMGIGPIEAIPAALKYAGLTKDQIDWIELNEAFAAQSLAVVNTIGLDPAKVNPMGGAIALGHPLGATGAIRAATVVHALRRHNLKYGMVTMCVGTGQGAAGIFERV; from the coding sequence ATGAGCAAGCAAGTTCAAGACGCCTACATCGTCGCCGCCACCCGCACGCCCATCGGCCGCTCGGGCCGTGGCTATTTCAAGAACACCCGCCCGGACGATCTGCTGATCGCCGCCATTCGCAGCGCGCTGGCGCAGGCCCCCGGCCTGGACCCGGCCGCGATCGAAGACGCGATCATCGGCTGCTCGTTCCCGGAAGGTGAGCAGGGCATGAACATGGCGCGCATCGCCGCCGGCCTGGCGCTGCCAAAGCCGGTGGGCGGCGTGACCGTCAACCGCTTCTGCGCTTCCGGCGTGACCGCCATCCAGATGGCTGCCGACCGCATCCGCGTCGGCGAGGCCGACATCCTGATCGCCGGTGGTGCCGAGTCGATGAGCCTCGTGCCCATGGGCGGCAACAAGCCCTCGTTCAACCCCGAGATCTTCGCCAAGGACGAGAACATCGGCATCGCCTACGGCATGGGCCTGACCGCCGAGAAGGTGGCGGCGCAGTGGAAGGTCTCGCGCGAAGCGCAAGACGCCTTTGCCTACGAGTCGCACATGCGCGCGCTCAAGGCCATCGAGAAGGGCGAGTTCAAGGACGAGATCACGCCGATCGACGTCATCTCGCGCACGCCTGACCTGGCGACCGGCGAGCAGATCGCGAAGAAGCGCACGGTGAGCATCGACGAAGGCCCGCGCCCCGACACCTCGCTCGAAGGCCTGGCCAAGCTGAAGCCCGTGTTCGCCGCCAAGGGCAGCGTGACCGCCGGCAACAGCTCGCAGACGAGCGATGGCGCCGGTGCGCTGATCCTCGCGAGCGAAAGAGCGGTCAAGCAGTTCGGCCTCAAGCCGCTGGCCCGCTTCGTGAGCTTCGCGGCGCGGGGCGTGCCGCCCGAGATCATGGGCATCGGCCCGATCGAAGCCATCCCCGCCGCGTTGAAGTACGCCGGCCTGACGAAGGACCAGATCGACTGGATCGAGCTCAACGAAGCCTTCGCGGCCCAGTCGCTCGCGGTCGTCAACACCATCGGCCTCGACCCGGCCAAGGTGAACCCGATGGGCGGTGCGATTGCCCTCGGCCACCCGCTCGGTGCGACTGGCGCGATCCGCGCGGCCACGGTCGTGCACGCGCTGCGTCGCCACAACCTGAAGTACGGCATGGTGACGATGTGCGTGGGCACCGGCCAAGGCGCGGCCGGCATCTTCGAGCGCGTCTGA
- a CDS encoding amino acid ABC transporter ATP-binding protein, producing MIDIKNVSKWYGSFQVLTDCTTSIQKGEVVVVCGPSGSGKSTLIKTVNALEPFQKGDIVVDGISIADPKTNLPKLRSRVGMVFQHFELFPHLSVTENLTLAQIKVLGRSSDEAKTRGLKMLDRVGLMAHKDKFPGQLSGGQQQRVAIARALSMDPIVMLFDEPTSALDPEMVGEVLDVMVQLAHEGMTMMCVTHEMGFAKKVSHRVIFMDAGKIVEDCPKDDFFGHPEARSPRAKDFLSKILQH from the coding sequence ATGATCGACATCAAGAACGTGAGCAAGTGGTACGGCAGCTTCCAGGTGCTGACCGACTGCACCACCAGCATCCAGAAGGGCGAGGTGGTCGTGGTGTGCGGCCCGTCCGGCTCGGGCAAGTCGACGCTCATCAAGACGGTGAACGCACTGGAGCCCTTCCAGAAGGGCGACATCGTGGTCGACGGCATCTCCATCGCCGACCCCAAGACCAACCTGCCCAAGCTGCGCTCGCGCGTGGGCATGGTGTTCCAGCACTTCGAGCTCTTCCCGCACCTGAGCGTGACCGAGAACCTCACGCTGGCGCAGATCAAGGTCCTGGGGCGCAGCAGCGACGAAGCCAAGACGCGTGGCCTCAAGATGCTCGACCGCGTGGGCCTGATGGCGCACAAGGACAAGTTCCCCGGCCAGCTCTCCGGAGGCCAGCAGCAGCGCGTGGCCATCGCCCGCGCCTTGAGCATGGACCCGATCGTGATGCTCTTCGACGAACCCACCTCCGCGCTCGACCCCGAGATGGTCGGCGAAGTGCTCGACGTGATGGTGCAGCTGGCCCACGAAGGCATGACCATGATGTGCGTGACGCACGAGATGGGCTTCGCCAAGAAGGTGAGCCACCGGGTGATCTTCATGGACGCCGGCAAGATCGTCGAAGACTGCCCGAAGGATGATTTCTTCGGCCATCCGGAAGCCCGCTCCCCGCGCGCGAAGGACTTCCTCTCGAAGATCCTCCAGCACTGA
- a CDS encoding alpha/beta fold hydrolase codes for MDSFEFKAADGFVLQGRLYGDPTQCQSALLIVSAMGVPQRFYGDFAEWLAGQGHVVMSFDYRGIGASRPSQLKHSLKGFDTDIDTWAKQDTSAALAWLDARVSKDTPIHWLGHSLGGQIFGMVPNRERVASIVTIGVGTGYWLRQAPLVRSYVWWLWYVVAPLSMKLFGYFPGRRLKKIGDLPLGVMQQWRRACLDRDYLVGQAGEETRADYAAVRTPILSLSFTDDEYMSARNTADMHAFYASAPREMRRIAPQDIGAKRIGHFGFFRERFADSLWPQVSRWLTPATAR; via the coding sequence ATGGATTCTTTCGAGTTCAAGGCGGCTGATGGCTTTGTGCTTCAGGGCCGTCTCTACGGTGACCCAACGCAATGCCAATCGGCGCTGCTGATCGTGTCGGCGATGGGCGTGCCGCAGCGCTTCTACGGCGACTTCGCCGAGTGGCTGGCGGGCCAGGGCCATGTGGTGATGAGCTTCGACTACCGCGGCATCGGGGCCTCGCGACCGTCGCAGCTGAAGCATTCGCTGAAAGGCTTCGACACCGACATCGACACCTGGGCCAAGCAGGACACCTCGGCCGCGCTGGCGTGGCTCGATGCCCGCGTCTCGAAAGACACGCCGATCCACTGGCTCGGCCACAGCCTGGGCGGCCAGATCTTCGGCATGGTGCCCAACCGCGAGCGCGTGGCGAGCATCGTGACCATCGGCGTGGGCACCGGCTACTGGCTGCGTCAGGCGCCGCTCGTGCGCAGCTACGTGTGGTGGCTCTGGTACGTGGTGGCGCCGCTGTCGATGAAGCTCTTTGGCTACTTCCCCGGCAGGCGCTTGAAGAAGATCGGCGACCTGCCGCTGGGCGTGATGCAGCAGTGGCGCCGCGCCTGCCTCGACCGCGACTATCTCGTCGGCCAGGCCGGAGAGGAGACACGTGCCGACTACGCCGCCGTGCGCACGCCCATCCTCTCGCTCTCGTTCACCGATGACGAATACATGTCGGCCCGCAACACCGCCGACATGCATGCCTTCTATGCCAGCGCGCCGCGCGAGATGCGCCGCATCGCGCCGCAGGACATCGGCGCCAAGCGCATCGGCCATTTCGGTTTCTTCCGCGAGCGCTTTGCCGATAGCCTGTGGCCGCAGGTGTCGCGTTGGTTGACGCCGGCCACGGCGCGCTGA
- a CDS encoding enoyl-CoA hydratase, whose protein sequence is MTIKTALLNGVYTIEIARLEKKNALTSDMYLAMAKALNDAKADGAVRSVLITGQPGIFTSGNDIEDFAKRSATAAAVSPARAFMDALIGCDKPVIAAVTGAAIGIGTTLLLHCDFVYVSDEARLVMPFVSLGLVPEFASSQLIPQLMGQRKAAEKLMLGDPFTGAEAVECGIANAVLPAGEVAPHARRVAERFNALPPGAIRATKKLMRGRLADGFFQTIDAENAVFAAQLQSPEAKEAFSAFFQKRKPDFSQFS, encoded by the coding sequence ATGACCATCAAGACTGCGCTGCTCAACGGCGTCTACACCATCGAAATCGCCCGCCTCGAGAAGAAGAACGCGCTCACGAGCGACATGTACCTGGCGATGGCCAAGGCGCTCAACGACGCGAAGGCCGACGGCGCCGTGCGCAGCGTGCTCATCACCGGCCAGCCTGGCATCTTCACCTCGGGCAACGACATCGAGGACTTCGCCAAGCGCTCCGCCACCGCGGCCGCCGTGTCGCCTGCTCGCGCCTTCATGGACGCGCTGATTGGCTGCGACAAGCCGGTGATCGCCGCCGTCACCGGCGCGGCCATCGGCATCGGCACCACGCTGCTGCTGCATTGCGACTTCGTCTACGTGTCCGACGAAGCCCGGCTCGTGATGCCCTTCGTGAGCCTTGGCCTGGTGCCCGAGTTCGCCTCCAGCCAGCTCATTCCGCAGCTGATGGGCCAGCGCAAGGCCGCCGAGAAGCTGATGCTCGGCGACCCCTTCACCGGTGCCGAAGCGGTGGAGTGCGGCATCGCCAACGCGGTGCTGCCAGCAGGCGAAGTGGCGCCTCACGCGCGCCGCGTGGCCGAGCGTTTCAATGCGTTGCCGCCGGGCGCCATCCGCGCCACCAAGAAGCTGATGCGGGGGCGTCTGGCCGACGGCTTCTTCCAGACCATCGACGCCGAAAACGCTGTCTTCGCAGCACAACTCCAGAGCCCCGAGGCGAAGGAAGCGTTCAGCGCCTTCTTCCAGAAACGAAAGCCGGATTTCAGCCAGTTTTCCTGA
- a CDS encoding ABC transporter ATP-binding protein/permease: MSAAASTGPRSDWSTLRKLLPYLWHYRWRVLLALGFMVGAKTANVSVPLLLKELVDSMSLKPGDVRAVLVVPMGLLVAYGALRLSTSLFTELRELVFAKATEGTARSISLSVFRHLHSLSLRFHLERQTGGMTRDIERGTRAVHSLISYSLYSIVPTLIEVVMVLTLLGVKFDAWFAWITIMALVIYIAFTITVTNWRTQFRKQVNELDSTSHTRAIDSLLNYETVKYFNNEDFEAKRYDESLERLRRAQLKAQTTLSILNTGQQLIIAVGLVAMLWMATRGVVDGRMTLGDLVMVNAFMIQLYIPLNFLGVIYREIKQSLTDLDKMFTLMEREREVDDAPGAQPLQVKDGHVKFSHVNFAYEPARPILHDVSFEIPAGKTVAVVGPSGSGKSTLARLLYRFYDVNSGAISIDGQDIRTVKQGSVREAIGIVPQDTVLFNDTVAYNIAYGRTGATREQIEAAAKAARIHDFIVSTPKGYDTAVGERGLKLSGGEKQRVAIARTLLKNPPIMIFDEATSALDSANERAIQAELQGVARNKTALVIAHRLSTVVEAHQILVMEQGRIVERGTHAELLALGGRYASMWQLQQNSADADVEVA, from the coding sequence ATGTCAGCGGCTGCATCCACCGGCCCTCGCTCCGACTGGAGCACCTTGCGCAAGCTGCTGCCCTACCTCTGGCACTACCGCTGGCGTGTGCTGCTCGCGCTGGGCTTCATGGTGGGCGCCAAGACGGCCAACGTGAGCGTGCCGCTGCTGCTCAAGGAACTGGTCGACAGCATGTCGCTCAAGCCGGGCGACGTGCGCGCGGTGCTGGTGGTGCCCATGGGCCTGCTGGTGGCCTACGGTGCCCTGCGCCTGTCGACCTCGCTCTTCACCGAGCTGCGCGAGCTGGTGTTCGCCAAGGCGACCGAGGGCACGGCGCGCAGCATTTCGCTGAGCGTCTTCCGCCACCTGCACTCGCTGAGCTTGCGCTTCCACCTGGAGCGGCAGACTGGCGGCATGACGCGCGACATCGAGCGCGGCACGCGAGCCGTGCACTCGCTCATCTCGTATTCGCTCTACAGCATCGTGCCCACGCTCATCGAAGTGGTGATGGTGCTCACGCTCCTGGGCGTGAAGTTCGACGCCTGGTTCGCGTGGATCACGATCATGGCGCTGGTGATCTACATCGCCTTCACCATCACGGTGACCAACTGGCGCACGCAGTTCCGCAAGCAGGTCAACGAGCTCGACTCGACCAGCCACACCCGCGCCATCGACTCGCTGCTCAACTACGAGACGGTCAAGTACTTCAACAACGAAGACTTCGAGGCGAAGCGCTACGACGAGAGCCTGGAGCGCCTGCGCCGCGCGCAACTGAAGGCGCAGACCACGCTCTCCATCCTCAACACCGGGCAACAGCTCATCATCGCCGTCGGCCTGGTCGCGATGCTCTGGATGGCCACGCGCGGTGTGGTCGACGGCCGCATGACGCTCGGCGACCTGGTGATGGTCAACGCCTTCATGATCCAGCTCTACATCCCACTCAACTTCCTGGGCGTGATCTACCGCGAGATCAAGCAGAGCCTGACCGACCTCGACAAGATGTTCACGCTGATGGAGCGGGAGCGCGAGGTCGACGATGCCCCCGGCGCCCAGCCGCTGCAGGTGAAAGACGGCCATGTGAAATTCAGCCACGTCAACTTCGCCTACGAGCCGGCGCGGCCCATCCTGCACGACGTGAGCTTCGAGATCCCGGCCGGCAAGACGGTGGCGGTGGTCGGCCCGTCAGGCTCGGGCAAGAGCACGCTCGCGCGCCTGCTCTACCGCTTCTACGACGTGAACTCGGGCGCCATCAGCATCGACGGGCAGGACATCCGCACGGTCAAACAGGGCAGCGTGCGCGAGGCCATCGGCATCGTGCCGCAGGACACGGTGCTCTTCAACGACACCGTGGCCTACAACATCGCCTACGGCCGCACCGGCGCCACGCGCGAGCAGATCGAAGCGGCGGCGAAGGCCGCACGCATCCACGACTTCATCGTCTCCACGCCGAAGGGCTACGACACCGCGGTGGGCGAGCGTGGCCTGAAGCTCAGCGGCGGCGAGAAGCAGCGCGTGGCCATCGCCCGCACGCTGCTCAAGAACCCGCCGATCATGATCTTCGACGAGGCGACCTCGGCGCTCGACTCGGCCAACGAGCGTGCCATCCAGGCCGAGCTGCAGGGCGTGGCGCGCAACAAGACGGCGCTCGTGATCGCGCACCGGCTGTCGACGGTGGTCGAGGCGCACCAGATCCTTGTGATGGAGCAGGGCCGCATCGTGGAGCGCGGCACGCACGCGGAGCTGCTGGCGCTCGGCGGGCGTTACGCTTCCATGTGGCAGTTGCAGCAAAACAGCGCCGATGCCGATGTGGAGGTGGCCTGA
- a CDS encoding amino acid ABC transporter permease gives MISALDFSFLNWSVISSFVAKGFIYSIQLTLVAMVGGIVLGTLLALMRLSGKKWLEVPAAFYVNTLRSIPLVMVILWFFLLIPMLIGRPMGAELSAIITFTVFEAAYYSEIMRAGIQSVPRGQVHAGYAVGMTYRQTMQLIVLPQAFRNMLPVLLTQTIILFQDTSLVYAIGAYDLLKGFEVAGKNFNRPVETYLVAAVVYFVICFSLSMLVRRLQKKIQIIR, from the coding sequence ATGATCAGCGCACTCGATTTCAGCTTCCTCAACTGGAGCGTCATCTCCAGCTTCGTCGCCAAGGGCTTCATCTATTCGATCCAGCTCACGCTGGTCGCGATGGTCGGCGGCATCGTCCTCGGCACCCTGCTCGCCCTGATGCGCCTGTCGGGCAAGAAGTGGCTGGAGGTGCCGGCGGCGTTCTACGTCAACACGCTGCGCTCCATCCCGCTCGTGATGGTGATCCTGTGGTTCTTCCTGCTGATCCCCATGCTGATCGGCCGGCCGATGGGTGCGGAGCTGTCGGCCATCATCACCTTCACGGTGTTCGAGGCGGCCTACTACTCCGAGATCATGCGGGCCGGCATCCAGAGCGTGCCGCGCGGCCAGGTGCATGCGGGTTACGCGGTGGGCATGACCTACCGCCAGACCATGCAGCTCATCGTGCTGCCGCAGGCCTTCCGCAACATGCTGCCGGTGCTGCTCACGCAGACGATCATCCTGTTCCAGGACACCTCGCTCGTCTACGCGATAGGCGCCTACGACCTGCTCAAGGGTTTCGAGGTGGCAGGCAAGAACTTCAACCGGCCGGTGGAGACCTACCTCGTCGCTGCCGTCGTGTATTTCGTCATCTGCTTCAGTCTGTCGATGCTCGTGCGTCGCCTGCAAAAGAAGATCCAGATCATTCGCTAG
- a CDS encoding amino acid ABC transporter permease → MGQTWDWQIFLRDDGGGRTYLEWMMSAWGWTLSVAVLALVVALVVGSLVGILRTVPHKGLAFFGEAWTELFRNIPLLVQVFLWYHVIPGIFLSLRNVPSFILVVFALGFFTSARVSEQVKAGIQALPKGQRYAGLAMGLTLPQTYRYVLLPMAFRIVIPPLTSESMNIIKNSAVAFAVSVAELTMFAMQAQEETSRGVEVYLAVTGLYFVSAFVINRIALFIEHKVQIPGTLGAGR, encoded by the coding sequence GTGGGGCAGACATGGGACTGGCAGATCTTCCTGCGCGATGACGGAGGAGGGCGGACGTACCTCGAGTGGATGATGTCCGCCTGGGGGTGGACGCTCTCGGTGGCGGTGCTGGCCCTGGTGGTGGCGTTGGTGGTGGGCTCGCTGGTCGGCATCCTGCGCACGGTGCCGCACAAGGGGCTCGCGTTCTTCGGCGAGGCGTGGACGGAGCTCTTCCGCAACATCCCGCTCCTGGTTCAGGTGTTCCTCTGGTACCACGTGATCCCGGGCATCTTCCTGTCGCTTCGCAACGTGCCGAGCTTCATCCTCGTGGTGTTTGCGCTGGGTTTCTTCACCTCGGCGCGGGTCTCCGAGCAGGTGAAGGCGGGCATCCAGGCGCTGCCCAAGGGCCAGCGCTACGCGGGCCTGGCGATGGGCCTCACGCTGCCGCAGACCTACCGCTACGTGCTGCTGCCGATGGCGTTTCGTATCGTCATCCCGCCGCTCACGAGCGAGAGCATGAACATCATCAAGAACTCGGCCGTCGCCTTCGCGGTGAGCGTGGCCGAGCTGACGATGTTTGCGATGCAGGCGCAGGAAGAAACCTCGCGCGGCGTCGAGGTGTACCTCGCGGTGACGGGTCTGTATTTCGTGTCCGCCTTCGTCATCAACCGGATCGCCTTGTTCATCGAGCACAAGGTGCAGATTCCCGGCACGCTGGGAGCCGGCCGATGA
- a CDS encoding SGNH/GDSL hydrolase family protein has protein sequence MNSGLFKAIKLLLVPVLLWQGRQVRRHALRLPEAEGPREGVAGTGRVKLRILIVGDSSAAGVGAKNQIQALAGRLSEALSQRLHGAVVWQLIARSGDSTRSSLAAVRKLSLHPADVMVTALGLNDVIAQVPVATWLAQLDKLDRAAARRAGIKHTVHTGIPPVHAFPMLPNPLRWVLGTDAQAYNQALSAWSDRWSERWWLPVPIEPDIPPPGNDSSVLMAEDGFHPGPAAYAMWAEQLAGLIVHEIVPRLPKTMPTRRSRRLEAQDTQPLDL, from the coding sequence ATGAATTCCGGGCTCTTCAAAGCCATCAAGTTGCTGCTCGTGCCGGTGCTGCTGTGGCAGGGCCGGCAGGTGCGCCGCCATGCGCTGCGGCTGCCCGAAGCCGAAGGCCCGCGCGAGGGGGTGGCCGGCACCGGGCGCGTGAAGCTGCGCATCCTGATCGTGGGTGATTCGTCGGCGGCCGGCGTCGGCGCGAAGAACCAGATCCAGGCCCTGGCCGGCCGCCTGAGCGAAGCGCTGTCGCAGCGGCTGCACGGCGCGGTGGTGTGGCAGCTGATCGCCCGCAGCGGTGACTCGACCCGCAGCTCGCTCGCTGCCGTGCGCAAGCTCTCGCTGCACCCGGCCGACGTGATGGTGACGGCGCTCGGCTTGAACGACGTGATCGCGCAGGTGCCGGTCGCCACCTGGCTCGCGCAACTCGACAAGCTCGACCGTGCCGCCGCCCGCCGCGCCGGCATCAAGCACACGGTGCACACCGGCATCCCGCCGGTCCACGCGTTCCCGATGTTGCCCAACCCGCTGCGCTGGGTGCTCGGCACCGACGCCCAGGCCTACAACCAGGCGCTCAGCGCGTGGTCGGATCGGTGGTCGGAGCGCTGGTGGCTGCCGGTGCCCATCGAGCCCGACATCCCGCCCCCCGGCAACGACTCCAGCGTGCTGATGGCCGAAGACGGTTTCCACCCGGGCCCGGCCGCCTATGCGATGTGGGCCGAGCAGCTCGCCGGCCTGATCGTCCACGAGATCGTGCCGCGCCTGCCGAAAACCATGCCCACCCGGCGCAGCCGGCGCCTGGAAGCGCAGGACACCCAGCCGCTCGACCTCTGA
- a CDS encoding acyl-CoA thioesterase, producing the protein MNSATNTLPVTLPTDMDLVMRVMPMPSDANGNGDIFGGWIMAQVDLAGSVLPNRIAKGRIATVAVNQFIFKQPVSMGDLLSLYARVERIGRTSVTVHVEVYAERNPAKLEVVKVTEASLTYVAIDDEGKPRPLPPQD; encoded by the coding sequence ATGAATTCCGCGACCAACACCCTGCCCGTCACGCTGCCCACCGACATGGACCTGGTCATGCGTGTCATGCCCATGCCGTCCGACGCCAACGGCAACGGCGACATCTTCGGCGGCTGGATCATGGCGCAGGTCGACCTGGCCGGCTCGGTGCTCCCGAACCGCATCGCGAAGGGCCGGATCGCGACCGTGGCGGTCAACCAGTTCATCTTCAAGCAGCCCGTCTCGATGGGCGACCTCTTGAGCCTGTATGCCCGCGTGGAACGCATCGGCCGCACCTCGGTGACGGTGCATGTGGAGGTCTACGCCGAGCGCAACCCGGCCAAGCTCGAAGTCGTGAAGGTCACCGAGGCCAGCCTCACCTACGTGGCCATCGACGACGAGGGCAAGCCACGACCGCTGCCGCCGCAAGACTGA
- a CDS encoding amino acid ABC transporter substrate-binding protein, whose translation MKKTLLALVAVLAVGVAHADTLKKIKDSGSITLGARESSGALAYTLGDGKYVGFHTEMSQRIAADLQKQLGLPKLDVKFQVVTSQNRVPLVQNGTVDLECGSTTNNATRQKDVSFAVTTYMEEVRIAVKANSGINSIKDLTGKTVATTTGTTSVQTLRKHERANNVDFKEVFGKDHADSFLLLESGRADAFVMDGQILAGNISKAKNPADFKIVGEVLSIEPIACMLRKDDPAFKKAVDDSIKGMIKSGELAKLYDKWFMQPIPPSNTKVGLPLSQATKDAWANPNDRPMEDFAKK comes from the coding sequence ATGAAGAAGACCCTGCTCGCCCTGGTTGCCGTGCTTGCCGTTGGTGTGGCGCATGCCGACACGCTGAAGAAGATCAAGGACAGCGGCTCCATCACCCTGGGCGCACGCGAATCTTCCGGCGCCCTGGCTTACACGCTGGGCGATGGCAAGTACGTGGGTTTCCACACCGAGATGTCGCAGCGCATCGCCGCTGACCTTCAAAAGCAGCTCGGCCTGCCCAAGCTCGACGTGAAGTTCCAGGTCGTCACCTCGCAGAACCGCGTGCCGCTGGTCCAGAACGGCACGGTGGATCTGGAGTGCGGCTCCACCACCAACAACGCCACCCGCCAGAAGGACGTGTCGTTCGCCGTCACCACCTACATGGAAGAGGTTCGCATCGCCGTCAAGGCGAACTCGGGCATCAACTCCATCAAGGACTTGACGGGCAAGACGGTCGCCACCACCACCGGCACGACCTCGGTGCAGACGCTGCGCAAGCACGAGCGCGCCAACAACGTCGACTTCAAGGAAGTCTTCGGCAAGGACCACGCCGACAGCTTCCTGCTGCTCGAATCGGGCCGCGCCGACGCGTTCGTGATGGACGGCCAGATCCTCGCCGGCAACATCAGCAAGGCCAAGAACCCGGCCGACTTCAAGATCGTCGGCGAAGTGCTGTCGATCGAGCCGATCGCCTGCATGCTGCGCAAGGACGACCCGGCATTCAAGAAGGCCGTCGACGACAGCATCAAGGGCATGATCAAGAGTGGCGAGCTGGCCAAGCTCTACGACAAGTGGTTCATGCAGCCCATCCCGCCGAGCAACACGAAGGTGGGCCTGCCCCTGTCGCAAGCCACGAAGGACGCCTGGGCCAACCCCAACGACCGCCCGATGGAAGACTTCGCCAAGAAGTAA
- a CDS encoding DUF1569 domain-containing protein produces MTRGRRIALLGLGAVAVGAPVLWVASRPAALQSPAFDSTEGALRTLVALKTQPLRSTGAWDLAHVLHHAAQSVEYSLQGFPALKPGWFRASVGPVAATVFSARGRMSHSLTEPIPGAPDIAQGQPLAPAVDRAIAALQAFERHTGALHPHFAYGELSKDDYRRAHLMHFANHWQEVV; encoded by the coding sequence ATGACACGCGGGCGCCGCATCGCACTGCTAGGCCTCGGGGCCGTGGCGGTCGGTGCTCCCGTGTTGTGGGTCGCTTCACGGCCGGCGGCGCTGCAGTCGCCGGCCTTCGATTCCACCGAGGGTGCGTTGCGCACCCTCGTTGCGTTGAAGACGCAGCCCTTGCGCAGCACCGGCGCATGGGACCTGGCGCACGTGCTGCATCACGCGGCCCAGAGCGTCGAGTATTCGTTGCAGGGCTTTCCTGCGCTGAAGCCCGGCTGGTTCCGCGCGAGCGTCGGCCCGGTCGCGGCCACCGTGTTCTCGGCGCGAGGCCGCATGAGCCACTCGTTGACCGAACCCATTCCCGGCGCCCCCGACATCGCTCAGGGCCAGCCGCTGGCGCCTGCCGTCGACCGTGCGATCGCGGCGCTGCAGGCCTTCGAGCGCCACACCGGCGCCTTGCACCCTCACTTCGCGTACGGCGAGTTGTCCAAGGACGACTACCGCCGTGCCCACCTCATGCATTTCGCCAACCATTGGCAAGAAGTCGTGTGA
- a CDS encoding LysR substrate-binding domain-containing protein yields METKWLEDFVSLAETHSFSRSAQLRHVTQPAFSRRIQALEAWAGIDLVDRSSYPTRLTPAGETFRSQALEILGALQTTRNMMHSHQVAGQDMIEFAVPHSLAVTFFPHWVMDLRRRFGALKSRLMALNVHDAVMLLTEGSCDLLIAYHHPSQPLQLNPDRYEMLSIGQETLAPYARADASGQPMFRLPAKPGEKVPFLSYASGAYLGRLVEQVIKLSPVPLVLDPIYETDMAEGLKAMALEGHGLAFLPNSSVEKEIRNNRLARASAPGACELSMEVRLYRERPEMARHTKPQAQALWDFLRDGGASGP; encoded by the coding sequence ATGGAAACCAAGTGGCTTGAAGACTTCGTGAGCCTGGCCGAGACGCACAGCTTCTCGCGCTCGGCGCAGCTGCGGCACGTCACGCAGCCGGCGTTCTCGCGCCGCATCCAGGCGCTCGAAGCCTGGGCGGGCATCGACCTCGTCGACCGTTCGTCGTACCCCACGCGCCTCACGCCGGCCGGCGAGACCTTCCGCTCGCAGGCGCTCGAGATCCTGGGGGCCCTGCAGACCACCCGCAACATGATGCACAGCCACCAGGTGGCCGGGCAGGACATGATCGAGTTCGCCGTGCCGCACTCGCTGGCCGTGACCTTCTTCCCGCACTGGGTGATGGACCTGCGCCGCCGCTTCGGCGCCTTGAAGAGCCGGCTGATGGCGCTCAACGTGCACGACGCGGTGATGCTGCTCACCGAAGGCAGCTGCGACCTGCTGATCGCCTACCACCACCCGAGCCAGCCGCTGCAGCTCAACCCCGACCGCTACGAGATGCTCAGCATCGGCCAGGAGACGCTCGCACCCTATGCGCGCGCCGACGCCAGCGGCCAGCCGATGTTCCGCCTGCCGGCCAAGCCGGGCGAGAAGGTGCCGTTCCTGAGCTACGCCTCGGGCGCTTACCTCGGGCGGCTTGTGGAGCAGGTGATCAAGCTCTCGCCGGTGCCGCTGGTGCTCGACCCGATCTACGAGACCGACATGGCCGAGGGTCTGAAGGCGATGGCGCTCGAAGGCCATGGCTTGGCCTTCCTGCCCAACAGCTCGGTGGAGAAGGAAATTCGCAACAACCGCCTGGCGCGCGCCTCGGCGCCGGGCGCGTGCGAGCTGTCGATGGAGGTGCGCCTCTACCGCGAGCGGCCCGAAATGGCGCGGCACACCAAGCCGCAGGCGCAGGCCTTGTGGGATTTCCTGCGCGATGGCGGTGCGTCGGGGCCTTGA